AAGTGTAAATGGAGATCTTACATGCTCCTCTCCACCACCCACtttacaccccacacacaccctagtTACTGCCTCCTGACTACAGGCACTCCATTACTGGGCTAggggcatagcataatggttacacaaagactttcatacctggagCTCTgaaattccaagttcaatccccagcaccaccataagccagttctTTGGtcaaaaatcaaaaccaaaaccaGAAACTCCATTAGTTTGGGGATTTTGAGGGTGTGGTAGGTTGCTTCTTTGTATGCTAGatctagagagaggcagggcatGAACAGCCCTACACACAGACATGTGTGCCTtcacctcctctcaattcctcagtCTCCACTCCCACCTCATCATTTCAGTTTAACTTGCACCAAAGTGATCTGATTTTAGCAGATTAGAGTTTGGGACTCTTCCCCCAGAATCACTGGTGGCATTGCACACATTCACACCCTTCACTGGGCAAGTAGGACTGCCCACCTGAGGAGAACAGCAGTTCCTTTGAGCACTTCCCTGGACAAGAATCTCTTTAAGTTGAactggggagaggggaaagggggctTTATTGATTGCTGGTTCCAACACCCAGAGAAAAACTTGCAATAGTGCTAAGAGGGAAGGGAACATACTGTCTCATTTGGCCTGATTTTAAGACCCAGAGTGGAAATGGGAGACAATATGCTTATGTGGGAGTATGTCTGTGTTCTTGGGCATGACTGAGATTCCAAGAGGGAGGTGGGGGTCACAGGAGACAGCCTAGGTTTGTATAGGAAACTGCACCTATGTCATACCTACCTGAACCCTATCTGCCAGGACAGGTGCTAGCAGTCACTGATTTGCTGTGAAATCAGTGAACTTGGGCCATCTTTCCCAGCTGGGGAATGTGAAGGCTTCTCCATGGGGAAATGATTTCCCACTGGGAAGATAGGGATTCAGCTGTGGTCCCCTCTCATCTTTGATCTCTTCTGAGGTTGGAAActatacacactcacatacatccAGGTAACTCAGACCTGATCCAGCCTTGGTTCCCACACTCCCAGGCAAAACTGGAtgccagcaccatggacagtggtCAGGAACCCTTCCCCCTCCTGAAGAAAGGTAGATGACCATTTCATGAGCAGGGAGAGTGAGCTTAGTAGAAAAAGTGACCTTTAGTTGGGAAATATTTTCTCAACATCCCAGGATAGTAGAGCAGACCctcctctgaaaaaaaaaacgaaaaaaaaaaaaaaaatgggtgggagAAGGTCTTTAGATCTGACCTCAGTAATCTGTGAAGTAATTATTTGAATTGCTGATCAACAGTCCACTTAAAAGACACCATCATATAATAAAGAATCCTATGGCCTCAGGGGAAAGGGATCAGGTGTCAGACTGACCCTATTTTAACCAAGCCTCCAAacccttttttttccagagcactgctcagctctagcttatggtggtgcagaggattaaacctgggtcccttgatgcctcaggcatgaaaggctttttgtaaatccattatactatttcctcaGCCCCCAAACTTTCTTTTCTATACAGTCCTCAGGCCAGGGAGATCCACAGACTGTAGTGCACCTGCACCACAActacatgcctaaggctccaaagattCCAGGTCTAATCCcagccaccaccataaaccagagctaagcagtattctggtccctctcattaaaataaacttgagggggtcgggcagtagcgcagcaggttaagcgcacatggtgcaaagtgcagggactagcgtaaggatcccggttcaagcccctggctccccacctgcaggggagttgcttcacaagcggtgaagcaggtctgcaggtgtctttttatttttctctccccctctctgtcttcccctcccctctccatttctctctgtcctatccaacaacaatgacatcaataacaacaacaataataaccacagcaatgataaaacaacaagggcaacaaaagggaaaaaaatatagcctccaggagcagtggattcatggtgcaggcaccaagccccagcaataaccctggagacaaatttaaaaaagtaaaaataaactagaaaaagtCCTTTATGCTGTTGCCTCCAAGCACAATACCCTGCAGTTAATTCCACTAACTGGGGCATACCAGGACTGCCCTGGAATACTACTGAAGAAGTAgctttgggagtcgggccgtagcacagcgggttaagtaaacgtggcgcaaagcccaaggactgacgtaaggatcccagtttgaggccctggctccccacctgtaggggagttgcttcacaaacggtgaagcaggtctgcagctatctatctttctcaccccctctctatcttcccctcctctttccatttctctctgtcctatccaacaacaacaacattaatatcaacaacaatgactacaacaataaaaaaaacgagcaacaaaaaggaataaataaatttttttttaaaaaaaaaagtagcttcaaCTGGGACTGGAGACTTGTAACATCGAAGGAGTCTTTCCGTCTTAGTCCAAATGAGTTTGTTCACCTCATACTTCTTCCCTGAGTGACTATATTGCCTGGGAAGAATAGAATCCACATGACCCACAGAGCAAGAAGGCTAGTCCCCGCCTGCCCCTAGCTCCAATGTCCACAGCATTAGAAGAACTCTGATTTTTGCAAATAGCCACTATTCTTCATGTTTTCAATGTCTACTTCCTCCTCACATATCCATATCTATTATACTCAACACAAATTTCCAAAGCTGTGCAACTCCAGATAAAAAGTATtttgcagggagttgggcagtagtgcagtgggttaagcgcatgtggcgcaaagtacaaggaccaatttaagcatccgggttcgagcccccagctccccacctgcaggggggttttcttcacaggtgataaagcaggtctgcagatgtctatgtttctctttccttctctgtcttcccctcctctctccatttctctctgtcctatctaacaacgacaacaacaataactacaacaataaaaaaacaagggcaacaaaagggaaaataaatgtaattagattaaaaattattaaaaaaagccttaaaaaaaaacactttgcaaTCTGTTAGCCATCTAGGATTTGAAATAAATCAACCATCAACTAGTCTAGAAATCACCAACCTTTTTTGCACTCACATTCAACCTGTCCCTCATTTATCCTCATTCCAACCCTATGAAGTAGACAGGAAAACCACattagacagatttttttttttctaaagcacaCAACTCACAGGTGGCAGGCCCACCCCTTAGATACCTCTGAGCACTGCCACCTAGCAGCTGATGTGAATTATTCACCAGCAAGTGGGAGTTACACCTCCAACTGAGAACTCACTGCTGCATTTGAGATTTGCAACCTCTGCAGAGAAACCTCTCCACATCTCCCAACCCTCCAGAAAAGTCCCTGATGAAAAACAAGAGTCTCCACGTGCATATAAATGATTCTTTATGCCCTCCCCCCATGCagtgggggcagagcagggggtagTCCCCCCGCCCTCATGCAGGGAACGGGAGGTCAATGTATACTAGTCTTATTGCCAGATGCCCTGTGGCCATGGGGTAGGGAATGGGGGGGTCTACAGCCCCTTTCTTCTGGCATTGGTCCCCCTTCACCAAGTCACCATGAtggagctggggggctggaggcCCTAGGAGCTGAGGTAAGGACGGTTCTGTCTGGAAGAAAAGCTGCTTTCCCCACCTGCCCACTGGCTGCCCCAGGATGAGCATGGGGAGCTGTCAGTGGGGGCTGGAATGCCATCcaggtgtctctatccagtgGGCAATAGAGGCCAGACAATGTCTCCAGCTTGAGGCTGTCCACAGAGATCCTCAGTAGTGGAGGCAGTGTACCCCAAACACCTCGTCCAGGTAGTACCTCCAAGCAGCCATGACAGCTCATCTCTGGCCGATGCATATGACACAAAATTCCTACTCCTGGAGTCCAGTTCAGACCGTGGTAACCCTCATGACAACCTCTCGGCCAGAGTGAGAACTGGAACGGGCATCTGGTGGCCGCAGCTGTCCAAGGAGGTGCAGGATTGTATAACCACAGCGCTGAGGCAAGAGCGTCCGCATGCGCTGGGCAGCTGGGGGACGGCTGGTGGCCCCTGAGGGGGGGCCTGTCCTTGAGGTCCTGGGGCCTTGCTTCCCTGCCGTCGCTCCCCCTGCATCTCCTCCTGTGTCCTTGGTCTTGTCATAGTTAAGCACCTTCCATTGCTGATTCACTGCCTGCCAGCGCTTGAAGATGCGGTAGACAGAGGAGCCTTCATGGACGATGAGGCCTGAACATGggagagaagaagtccagaatcAACCGCTACCCAGAACTAGGCCAGAGGTACCTAAGCAATCAGGAAGGAGCTAGGACTGTAAAAGGGTCTGGAGAAGCCAAGGGAGGGAGGGGCACTGAAAGCTCCCCATGGCAGACAATATGGCCATGAAGATGAAGAAATGAGCCCAGATGCTTTAAGTGTATGAGTTGGTAGAAGAGTCTGGGCAGGTTAAGTGGGAGAAGTGCCCTCACCTATGCAGACGACATCCATGAATCCGTACATGCCGTAGCAGATCTGAAAGAGCAGATCCTGTCGTTGCCACTTGGCTGAAGGGCTGAGTGAGGACCAGATGAGCCAGGAGATGCTGGCAACGAGGaaaagagagcccagaactatGGCAGCAATCTGGACTTTCTCGATAACTGTCAGGGAGATGGCCTGCCACTGTATGGGAGAAAGACTCCAAAAAGTCAAGGAAAGAGATGCAGTACTAGGTTACGTACGAGTGGCCTCGGTCGTGGCAGACAGACTTCAAGAAGAGTAACAGATGTTTCTGCTCTCTTCTGGTCAAACCTAGAATGGGGTACTTCTCACACTCTTTGAGACAGCTTGTCTGCTTATTCTAGAAAGGCACGATCAGGATCAGGGAAGTGCTCCAAAGCCAGACCATCTAGGTTTGAATTCCAAAACCCAGCTCCATCATTTACTGGCTGAGTAACCTTGGGcaacatttaaaatttatatgtgtAGCTCAGGGAGACAGCATGCTGGTTATACAAAAAAGGTTTttgtgactgaggctccaaggtcccagtttcattcCTGACACCActatggtaaataataataaagtatttgtggggcagggaggggatagatagcataatggttatgaaaagtaactcatgcctgaggctcggaagtcccagattcaatcccccacaccaccataagccagagctgagcagtactttggtaaaaaaaaaaaaaaaaatcaaagagaaaaagtGTTTGTGTATCAGTGTCTTCATCTTTGAAATGGGGACAATGACAGGACATAACTGTTGGGATTATTAACATTAATCCACCATccagggaggtgatgcagtgaatgAAACCTTGACTTcgaaagcatgaggtcttgagttcaatccccagcatctcatgtggcagattattaataaataagtgaagcttAAATGAAAATCAATATATGCCAAGGGTGTGACACACAAAAAACACTTTGTTTGCTAtcatcattctttccttttttttttccggtCCTGGCACCTACAATAGTACCTTGAAGACAGGCATCACCCAGTGAatatctttgtgaggaaaggaaaagaaggaaggaagattgaCAGACAACCGGGAAACTGTGGTAGTGGTGTGAGGAGCGACTTTGTGCTACGAGTAAGGGATGAAAGCAGTTCACGGCTCTGACTCTGAAAAAGGTTCTTACTCTAATCTGAGAGTCCCCACCTAgcacctcacctgcagtgggttcTTGGTGCTGATCGCCAGGACTTGGTACTTGAAGTAGCAGAGCTCACAGCTCCAGGAGCCCCTCTCACTGATCCAGCGGATGAGGCAGGGCTGGTGTGTGCAGCGCACCGAGCCGTCACAGCGGCAGGGGCTCAGGAGCTCCCCCTGGAGAAAGAGTAAAGCAGGTCCCCCGTCAGCTATCAGCACCAGGACCTTCACACCTCTCCGCTGGGGGAGAGGAAAACCTCCTCTCCAGGTCGTTCTCCCaccttaaaataacaacaacaaatatcaaCCACAAGTACCCTGGGCTTTCACAGAAAACAGGGCAAGAAACTAAGGCTacaacagaaaagaagaaagagctcGAGGTAAATGGGGGTGGGCTGGGTCTTCACTTTTCTTAGAATCTGAGGAGCTTCCCTAATGGAAGTCTACCCTTAGCGTCCGAAGAGGGGAAGTTCTGGGGTTCTAAGCCATGCCCTCCCCTCCTACCACATCACCATAAAGTGGGGTGCACTAGGGGAGTTTGCTGGTCTCTAAGTATCAAAAAGGGGAAGCGGTCCTAGAGTGAGAGCTATCTTCCTTCCATCAAGACATAGTTTCTCGTGCCATAGAgacgcaccaccaccaccaccaccaccaccaccaccaccaccaccaccaccaccaccaccaccaccaccaccaccaccaccaccaccacctcggGATAACGCTAACCATAACACTGAAACAAAGACTACCCTGGCATGAGATGGAAAGTTGCAAACTGGGATGTGAAGAAGCGTGTGCCCCACGGAGAGGTGCACTGAGCCAGGCCAGGGCACTGGCTGGGCCCCACCCTGCACGGTGGGAACCAAATCCCTCTCCCTAGCGGGATCCGAGAAgacagccccccctcccccagccccacccctagcTCACAGAGACCCCCGCGGTGAGAAGCGGGGCGAAAAAGGCTGTCACCGTTAATGGCTGAGAAGCATTTTAAGCCCTTGCAAGAGGAAGCCCCACCCCTTCGTGGAGACCCCTGATCTCGGCCCCAAACAGGCGCCCCGGGGGCGTCCAGGCAGCCCCCCGGAGCTCCCCCCAGCCCGGGTCCCGCCCAGCCTCctcaggccccgccccctgctggtCTCGGGGCGCCCAGGTGCGCGCCCCCGCCCTCCCGCCCCGCCAGGTGCCGGGGCCTCACCTGCTCCGGGCCCTGGAAGCAGATCCGGCACTGGGGGGTGCGGAGCCCGCTGTCCAGGCTGCTGCTGAGCGACAGGGCGTCCAGCGCgcccgggggcggcggcggcggcggggcgggcggcggcgggggtCCGGCCCGCGGCTCCTTGTCGCCGGCCAGGCCCCGGGCCCGCGGCTCCGACCCGTAGTACTCCTCCTCGTCGCCGTCGCCGTCCCGGCTGGAGCAGCCGGCGAAGGGCGCCCAGCCGCAgccgccccccccgcccccccgggGCTGCGGCTCGGCCCGGGGCCGCCCCCCGCCCGTCAGCACCAGCAGCTTCAGCTCGTTCAGGAACATGCGGAGCCGAGACTTGAGCATCGTCCGGGCGccgggggcgggggcgcggggcggggcggccggcCGGGGGGCGCG
This portion of the Erinaceus europaeus chromosome 7, mEriEur2.1, whole genome shotgun sequence genome encodes:
- the MARCHF9 gene encoding E3 ubiquitin-protein ligase MARCHF9, with the protein product MLKSRLRMFLNELKLLVLTGGGRPRAEPQPRGGGGGGCGWAPFAGCSSRDGDGDEEEYYGSEPRARGLAGDKEPRAGPPPPPAPPPPPPPGALDALSLSSSLDSGLRTPQCRICFQGPEQGELLSPCRCDGSVRCTHQPCLIRWISERGSWSCELCYFKYQVLAISTKNPLQWQAISLTVIEKVQIAAIVLGSLFLVASISWLIWSSLSPSAKWQRQDLLFQICYGMYGFMDVVCIGLIVHEGSSVYRIFKRWQAVNQQWKVLNYDKTKDTGGDAGGATAGKQGPRTSRTGPPSGATSRPPAAQRMRTLLPQRCGYTILHLLGQLRPPDARSSSHSGREVVMRVTTV